From a region of the Butyrivibrio sp. AE3004 genome:
- the rpmA gene encoding 50S ribosomal protein L27: MLNMDLQFFAHKKGVGSTKNGRDSESKRLGAKRADGQFVKAGNILYRQRGTHIHPGVNVGIGKDDTLFALVDGVLRFERKGRDKKQASVYAVEK, from the coding sequence ATGTTGAATATGGACCTTCAATTTTTTGCTCATAAGAAGGGAGTCGGATCCACAAAGAACGGTCGTGATTCCGAGTCAAAGCGTCTTGGAGCAAAGAGAGCTGACGGACAATTCGTAAAGGCTGGAAATATTTTATACAGACAGCGTGGCACTCACATTCATCCCGGTGTGAACGTAGGTATCGGCAAAGATGATACTCTTTTTGCACTTGTTGATGGTGTGCTTCGTTTCGAGCGCAAAGGCCGCGATAAGAAGCAGGCTAGCGTTTACGCTGTAGAGAAGTAA
- a CDS encoding ribosomal-processing cysteine protease Prp: protein MTNIIIRKNKNGEYLGFKLEGHAGSGEYGKDIVCAAISMLTINTVNSLEKFTDDNFTCDANPERGYIEVDSKDGFSKKGELLLKSFELGITGVYKQYGNEFLNIKFEEV, encoded by the coding sequence ATGACAAATATCATTATTCGTAAAAATAAAAATGGTGAATACCTTGGGTTTAAACTTGAGGGACATGCCGGTTCCGGTGAATATGGGAAAGATATTGTTTGTGCAGCTATATCTATGCTCACAATAAATACTGTTAATTCATTGGAAAAGTTTACTGATGATAATTTTACCTGTGATGCAAACCCTGAAAGGGGTTATATTGAAGTGGATTCTAAAGATGGTTTTTCCAAAAAAGGAGAATTGTTACTTAAGTCTTTTGAACTTGGTATTACAGGGGTCTACAAACAGTATGGTAATGAGTTTTTGAACATTAAATTCGAGGAGGTGTAA